One stretch of Rhipicephalus sanguineus isolate Rsan-2018 chromosome 10, BIME_Rsan_1.4, whole genome shotgun sequence DNA includes these proteins:
- the LOC119406763 gene encoding zinc finger protein 182, whose amino-acid sequence MAAKDGASGALSCEPSVALPESVASTTSAQSPLVLPRANPGPVAVVSSISTREPQLWYCCPHCERMCPNRNTLAVHVRIHMEDKPFKCALCHSAFATKAYLIDHVKRHSSGKTMTCSVCFQGNCTKHDIVLRRRQSGERVFRSDHRNKAFAVYAGIGHTAASQVPSQQNRAQPACEEP is encoded by the exons ATGGCAGCAAAAGACGGTGCCTCTGGTGCGCTCAGCTGTGAGCCCTCGGTTGCTCTTCCGGAGAGTGTGGCCTCAACAACGTCTGCGCAGTCTCCATTAGTCTTGCCTCGTGCCAACCCTGGCCCCGTGGCTGTGGTAAGCTCGATCTCCACTCGGGAGCCACAGCTATGGTACTGCTGCCCGCACTGCGAGAGGATGTGTCCTAaccgaaacacgctggctgtccATGTGCGCATCCACATGGAAGATAAGCCTTTCAAGTGCGCGCTATGTCACTCGGCCTTCGCGACCAAGGCGTATCTCATTGACCACGTGAAGAGGCACAGCAGTGGAAAAACCATGACGTGCAGCGTGTGCTTCCAGGGCAACTGCACCAAGCACGACATTGTGCTCCGTCGTCGGCAAAGCGGAGAGCGAGTGTTCAGATCCGATCACCGCAACAAGGCATTCGCTGTCTACGCGGGTATTGGG CACACCGCGGCTTCTCAGGTTCCGTCACAGCAGAACAGAGCCCAGCCAGCTTGTGAGGAGCCGTGA